The following coding sequences lie in one Heyndrickxia oleronia genomic window:
- the brnQ gene encoding branched-chain amino acid transport system II carrier protein, with amino-acid sequence MDNKLSFSNYFIVGVMLFALFFGAGNLIFPAQLGQNAGTNLWPSVIGFLITGVGLPFLGILVMGISGSRDLRELSSRIHPIYGTVFTSLLYLTIGPFFAAPRTGAVAYDIGIAPFFEHGNGHIGLFIFTLLFFAITLWFSLNPAKLVDRVGKILSPGIIILLFILLVMAIVKPMGSIEAPQEAYQNGAFMKGFTEGYNTMDALASLVFGIIVINSIRALGVKTTRGVLGATVKSGTVAIVFLGVIYVGIAYLGATSTERFGLFDTGGPVLGSAASHYFGMTGTVMLSVVILLACLTTSIGLMTACGEYFHTLFPKVSYKLFVTLFTTATFIIANFGLANIINYSIPVLMFLYPLAIVLMLLTFLSPLFNHSRLVYIAATVVTFLISIIDGLKTFFKLFKMDYFGWVSGIIKVYEHYLPFYHEGLGWLLPVLIVILITGVIARFMQYSEVHA; translated from the coding sequence ATGGACAATAAACTTTCATTTTCAAATTATTTTATAGTAGGAGTTATGCTATTTGCTTTGTTTTTTGGAGCAGGAAATTTAATCTTTCCTGCACAACTTGGACAAAATGCAGGAACGAATCTATGGCCATCAGTAATAGGCTTTCTAATAACAGGTGTGGGTCTACCTTTTCTTGGAATTCTAGTGATGGGGATATCAGGTAGCCGTGACCTACGTGAGTTATCAAGTAGAATTCACCCTATTTATGGAACAGTATTTACTTCACTATTGTATTTAACAATTGGACCCTTTTTTGCAGCACCCCGTACAGGAGCTGTTGCTTATGATATTGGTATTGCACCGTTTTTTGAACATGGTAATGGACATATCGGGTTATTTATTTTTACATTGTTGTTTTTTGCTATTACTCTATGGTTTTCATTGAATCCAGCTAAATTGGTTGATCGAGTGGGGAAAATCTTATCTCCTGGAATCATTATTTTATTATTTATTTTACTAGTAATGGCTATTGTGAAACCGATGGGTTCTATTGAAGCTCCACAGGAAGCGTATCAAAATGGTGCGTTTATGAAAGGTTTTACAGAGGGATATAACACGATGGATGCATTAGCTTCACTTGTATTTGGTATTATCGTTATCAATTCCATCCGTGCACTTGGAGTAAAAACGACACGAGGAGTACTGGGAGCTACTGTTAAATCCGGAACGGTTGCAATTGTTTTTCTTGGAGTTATCTATGTAGGGATTGCCTATCTAGGTGCAACTAGTACAGAAAGATTTGGTCTTTTTGATACAGGGGGTCCTGTTTTAGGTAGTGCAGCTTCGCATTATTTTGGAATGACTGGAACCGTGATGTTATCTGTTGTAATCTTACTTGCCTGTCTAACGACAAGTATTGGATTAATGACAGCCTGTGGAGAGTATTTCCATACATTATTTCCGAAAGTAAGCTATAAACTATTTGTCACTTTGTTTACTACAGCGACATTTATCATCGCAAATTTTGGACTAGCTAATATTATTAACTATTCAATTCCTGTATTAATGTTTCTCTATCCACTTGCGATTGTTTTAATGCTTCTAACTTTCTTGTCACCATTGTTTAATCATTCAAGATTGGTTTATATTGCAGCAACAGTTGTTACTTTTTTAATTAGTATCATTGACGGTTTAAAAACTTTTTTTAAATTATTCAAAATGGACTATTTTGGATGGGTATCAGGCATAATTAAAGTGTATGAACATTATTTACCTTTTTATCATGAAGGCCTAGGATGGTTACTGCCAGTACTGATTGTTATCTTAATTACGGGGGTTATTGCTCGCTTCATGCAATACTCTGAAGTTCATGCGTAA
- a CDS encoding GNAT family N-acetyltransferase — translation MLEIRKGTVEDLSIIRQLGIDTYYAHFKDNWENKKEINKFLEKDFSKESLEKSLKMHNIVWLIAYIENEAIGFAKVNFDRKLPNNETRGAELQKIYFLPSSTGKGYGDILLNEAIKLSIHNNQGLLWLEVLKTNHQAKAFYEKKGFNVKTETILKGVNGDMSLWVMIKDLSND, via the coding sequence ATGCTTGAAATTAGAAAGGGAACAGTTGAGGATCTATCGATTATCCGACAATTAGGGATTGACACTTATTATGCACACTTCAAGGATAATTGGGAAAATAAAAAGGAAATAAATAAATTTTTAGAAAAAGACTTTTCTAAAGAATCGTTAGAAAAAAGCCTAAAGATGCATAATATAGTCTGGTTGATTGCTTATATTGAAAATGAGGCAATTGGCTTTGCAAAAGTGAATTTTGATAGGAAACTACCTAATAACGAAACTAGAGGAGCCGAGTTGCAAAAAATATATTTTCTCCCGAGTTCTACAGGCAAGGGTTATGGAGATATACTCTTAAATGAAGCGATTAAATTGTCAATACATAATAATCAGGGACTACTTTGGTTAGAAGTATTAAAAACTAATCATCAAGCTAAGGCATTCTACGAAAAGAAAGGATTTAACGTGAAAACTGAGACGATCTTAAAAGGCGTAAATGGAGATATGAGTTTGTGGGTAATGATAAAGGATCTTTCAAATGACTGA
- a CDS encoding GntR family transcriptional regulator, translating into MPIPTDHSKPVRTSAKESAFNQIQQWIIDGTLKPGEKLNDSELAEALGVSRTPIRESLQLLEAQGFVVMYPSKGTQVTEVEKESIKELLPPLAALQALSAELAISNLTDEITNKLEQTNKRFADAIHSDNDFQALKIDEEFHQIIVDAANNSYIDNMVAYLQAHVRRLFFHQSIILTEQSIKEHDTIIQLMKDGNEVAVSNIMRQNWLRAIEEFKSVKKN; encoded by the coding sequence ATGCCAATACCTACTGATCATTCAAAACCAGTTCGCACATCCGCAAAAGAAAGCGCATTCAATCAAATACAACAATGGATTATCGATGGAACACTAAAGCCAGGGGAAAAGCTCAATGACTCCGAGCTTGCAGAAGCATTAGGAGTCAGCAGAACACCCATCCGTGAATCCCTTCAATTGCTTGAAGCACAAGGATTTGTAGTTATGTATCCGAGTAAAGGGACACAGGTAACGGAAGTAGAAAAAGAATCGATTAAGGAGCTACTTCCTCCATTAGCTGCTTTACAAGCATTATCTGCTGAACTTGCCATTTCCAATCTAACGGACGAAATTACGAATAAATTGGAACAAACAAATAAAAGATTCGCGGATGCCATTCATTCGGATAATGACTTCCAAGCATTGAAAATTGATGAAGAATTCCATCAAATTATTGTAGATGCAGCAAATAATTCATATATTGATAATATGGTTGCTTATCTTCAAGCACATGTAAGAAGATTATTCTTCCATCAATCCATTATTCTAACTGAACAATCAATTAAAGAGCACGACACCATTATACAATTAATGAAAGATGGGAACGAAGTGGCAGTTTCTAATATTATGCGACAAAATTGGTTGCGTGCTATTGAAGAATTCAAGTCAGTGAAAAAGAACTAA
- a CDS encoding LysR family transcriptional regulator has product MNIHGLRLFHHVATTGSFTKAAELMRISQPAVSSQIKKFEQEIGIILFKPHGRGVLLTEFGKELAEKAQNFFAFEKRIEGFIDNHRHGKAGSIHIAATYLPANFLIPKWAATFKAHNEEINLFIHTTNSQGAFDQLKQFKADIAIYGGGVSERPDEIEWEELLEDELWFVVSPTHPLANQCISLQEMVKEPFIMREEGSSTRERLFSLCQTFQVEPPKIALQFNGLNETIHSVMAGYGANFISSLVVREYVENHQLARVFVQDICVKNKIAICTRKNEKKSLLVSNFIDTCKLSLEKTRA; this is encoded by the coding sequence ATGAATATACATGGCCTTCGCTTATTTCACCATGTTGCCACAACAGGAAGCTTTACTAAAGCAGCTGAATTGATGCGAATTAGTCAGCCCGCCGTTTCTAGTCAAATAAAGAAATTCGAGCAAGAGATTGGAATAATCTTATTCAAGCCTCATGGGAGGGGAGTATTATTAACAGAATTCGGTAAAGAGTTAGCAGAAAAGGCACAGAACTTTTTTGCCTTTGAGAAAAGGATTGAAGGCTTCATTGACAATCATCGTCATGGGAAGGCAGGAAGCATCCATATTGCTGCAACTTACTTGCCTGCAAATTTTTTAATTCCAAAATGGGCCGCTACATTTAAGGCTCACAACGAGGAAATCAATTTATTCATCCATACTACTAATTCACAAGGTGCATTTGATCAACTCAAACAATTTAAAGCGGATATCGCAATCTACGGTGGGGGAGTTTCAGAAAGACCAGATGAAATTGAGTGGGAAGAATTATTAGAAGATGAACTTTGGTTTGTAGTCTCTCCTACACACCCACTTGCCAATCAGTGCATCAGCTTACAGGAAATGGTGAAGGAGCCATTCATTATGCGTGAGGAAGGAAGCTCTACTCGAGAAAGGCTTTTTTCCCTTTGTCAAACCTTTCAAGTAGAGCCACCAAAGATTGCACTTCAGTTTAATGGTTTAAATGAAACCATTCATTCGGTTATGGCAGGTTATGGGGCAAACTTTATCTCTTCTCTTGTTGTCCGTGAGTATGTGGAGAATCATCAACTTGCTCGTGTATTTGTTCAAGACATCTGTGTAAAAAATAAAATTGCGATTTGTACTAGGAAAAATGAAAAGAAAAGCCTCCTTGTATCTAATTTCATCGACACTTGTAAGCTTTCTTTAGAAAAGACTAGAGCTTAA
- a CDS encoding O-methyltransferase, producing MGANESWNKVDEYFIGKLKLSDPILDHVLRTNRESGIPEIDVSPSQGKFLYLIAKMKGVRNILEIGTLGGYSSIWFARALPESGKVYTLEVNPEFAKIANQNIQYAGYEHKVEVIVGDALDSLPKLKERGVAPFDLIFIDADKTNNPYYLKWAMSMSKSGTLIIADNVVRDGEVTNEISSDERIHGIRQFMDLLANENRIECTSIQTVGSKGYDGFLMGLVK from the coding sequence ATGGGAGCAAATGAAAGCTGGAACAAAGTCGATGAATATTTTATAGGAAAATTAAAATTATCTGATCCTATACTTGATCATGTTTTGCGAACAAATAGAGAGTCCGGAATCCCAGAAATTGATGTATCTCCGTCACAAGGGAAGTTTCTTTATTTAATAGCTAAAATGAAGGGGGTAAGAAACATTTTAGAAATTGGAACACTTGGTGGATATAGTAGTATTTGGTTTGCAAGGGCATTACCTGAGTCTGGAAAAGTCTATACATTGGAGGTGAATCCAGAATTTGCAAAAATAGCTAATCAAAATATTCAATATGCTGGTTACGAGCATAAGGTAGAAGTGATTGTGGGAGATGCCCTAGATAGCTTACCTAAATTAAAAGAAAGAGGAGTTGCCCCTTTTGATCTTATCTTTATTGATGCTGATAAAACCAATAACCCCTATTACCTAAAATGGGCGATGAGTATGTCAAAGTCTGGAACACTAATTATTGCGGACAATGTCGTGAGAGATGGTGAAGTGACTAATGAAATAAGTAGTGATGAGAGAATCCATGGTATCAGACAATTTATGGATTTGCTTGCTAATGAAAATAGAATTGAATGTACTTCTATTCAAACGGTCGGATCAAAGGGGTATGATGGATTTTTAATGGGATTGGTCAAATAG
- a CDS encoding DUF3231 family protein, which translates to MSSPTIPYPNKVDFVEKKSFISLLTGRDRPLSSNEIKHLHYNINTNILGKSLMLGFSQVASSEKIRKYFRDGADLANNQIKSFADHLLKQNLPSPKLMDDHVTDSTTSPFSDKLMMYHASLAGNIALTNMGTALSQMMRHDLAAEIMKLIPVIGKYNNDGLNIMIEHGWFEEPFTATDRKELSKSSSGFNKN; encoded by the coding sequence ATAAGTTCTCCAACGATCCCTTATCCAAACAAAGTAGATTTCGTAGAGAAAAAATCATTTATTTCTCTCCTAACAGGTAGAGACCGTCCGCTTTCATCTAATGAAATTAAGCACTTGCACTACAACATTAATACCAATATATTAGGAAAATCATTAATGTTAGGATTCAGCCAGGTTGCTTCCTCAGAGAAGATCCGTAAATACTTCCGAGATGGAGCAGACCTTGCAAATAATCAAATTAAGAGTTTTGCTGATCATTTACTCAAGCAAAACCTGCCCTCTCCTAAGCTAATGGATGATCATGTAACAGATTCAACTACTTCACCTTTTTCTGACAAACTAATGATGTATCACGCTTCGTTGGCTGGAAACATAGCACTCACTAATATGGGAACAGCTCTTTCTCAAATGATGCGACATGATTTAGCCGCAGAAATTATGAAGCTCATTCCTGTCATTGGAAAGTATAATAATGATGGATTGAATATCATGATTGAACATGGTTGGTTTGAAGAACCATTTACTGCAACTGATAGAAAAGAACTTTCTAAATCATCATCTGGATTTAACAAAAATTGA
- a CDS encoding DUF3626 domain-containing protein, producing MVDLTHSQLKAIQHITNYAKNHKEEARAIINHVLKMSNISDQVFEMAVDQLKAQAKIAVHFHPDRPDSTMKLIAESLLEQGKYKSQFETGLSNGSVTAYPGGERDCWEEEVFGGAYHLENSPNNQRPKYGALNVMLHPDGPAPRFGSCYFLLSPGVSQRSTYTYLDSHQNPKEKGTYEEFDMILAGLMEETFTREFAIGERNLTPPRLINHLLSNFENGVINLSQKEASRNLNHYIEAQIHGDISLKEDVEMLVVDPSYQDTPIGEILKTLCSKYSIVLKWHMGFELLVDEVPIDFRGSSMPSLAKRIAKDRYINASTIGAAVMDLKCNPESWSERGTMADVLQELKLLWHVLVRYGHPRKERSKGKINGVASGEIY from the coding sequence TTGGTAGATTTAACTCATTCTCAACTGAAAGCTATCCAGCATATTACTAATTATGCTAAAAATCATAAAGAGGAAGCTAGAGCTATTATTAATCACGTACTTAAAATGTCAAATATCTCAGATCAAGTATTTGAAATGGCTGTTGATCAGTTAAAGGCACAAGCTAAAATTGCGGTGCATTTTCATCCTGATCGACCAGATTCAACGATGAAACTGATTGCTGAATCACTTCTTGAGCAGGGGAAATACAAAAGTCAATTTGAAACAGGTTTATCAAATGGTAGTGTCACGGCATATCCTGGTGGTGAACGAGATTGTTGGGAAGAGGAAGTCTTCGGAGGAGCCTATCATTTGGAAAACTCGCCCAATAATCAAAGACCCAAATATGGAGCGCTAAATGTGATGTTACATCCGGACGGACCAGCCCCACGTTTTGGATCATGCTATTTTTTACTCTCACCGGGAGTCTCCCAACGATCCACATATACATACTTGGATTCACATCAGAACCCTAAGGAAAAGGGAACATATGAAGAATTTGATATGATTTTGGCAGGACTGATGGAAGAAACATTTACGAGAGAATTTGCTATCGGTGAAAGAAACTTAACGCCTCCTAGATTAATCAATCATTTGCTTTCTAATTTTGAAAATGGTGTTATCAATCTATCACAAAAAGAGGCAAGCCGTAATCTTAATCATTATATTGAGGCACAGATACATGGGGATATATCCTTAAAGGAAGACGTTGAAATGCTCGTAGTTGATCCTTCCTATCAAGATACTCCAATAGGTGAAATTTTAAAAACATTATGCTCTAAGTATTCCATCGTTTTAAAATGGCACATGGGTTTTGAACTATTGGTTGATGAAGTTCCGATAGATTTTAGAGGTTCGTCGATGCCATCATTAGCAAAACGGATTGCAAAAGATCGTTATATTAATGCCAGTACAATAGGAGCTGCTGTAATGGACTTAAAGTGTAATCCGGAATCTTGGAGTGAACGTGGTACGATGGCTGATGTTCTTCAAGAATTAAAACTGCTTTGGCATGTGTTGGTTCGTTATGGACATCCAAGAAAGGAACGCAGTAAAGGTAAGATTAATGGAGTAGCCTCGGGAGAAATTTACTAA
- a CDS encoding YitT family protein, with amino-acid sequence MNTNKKHKSKKLRLFLRGLIIIIGGFIAAYGLETVLIPNSVSDGGVTGLSIVASKLFGLPLGILIAIINIPFIWLGYQQIGKSFAVYSIIGIASLAVGTSLMHHIPAIIEGDTLLVTVVGGIILGLGMGLALRNGGALDGIDMLAVLLSRKLPFGTSDFILFLNMFVFIFVSTVFGLQGAILSAIAYFIASKVIHIVEVGLSGSKTFKIITTQPELMVETIRDRLGRSATYNEVYGGYSKEKFKEITCVINRLEESKIKEIIQDIDESAFVTVYDVAEVKGGNFRKNNIH; translated from the coding sequence ATGAACACAAACAAAAAGCACAAATCAAAAAAACTAAGACTATTTTTACGGGGATTGATCATCATTATTGGGGGATTTATTGCGGCATATGGGCTAGAAACAGTATTAATCCCCAATAGTGTATCTGATGGAGGAGTAACGGGTCTTAGTATCGTTGCATCCAAGCTATTTGGATTACCATTAGGAATTTTAATTGCGATTATTAATATCCCATTTATTTGGTTAGGATATCAACAAATCGGTAAAAGCTTTGCCGTTTATTCGATAATCGGAATTGCTTCATTAGCAGTTGGTACAAGCCTTATGCACCATATCCCAGCAATTATTGAAGGGGATACCTTGTTAGTTACTGTAGTAGGAGGTATCATCCTCGGATTGGGGATGGGGTTAGCATTGCGTAATGGTGGCGCATTAGATGGTATTGATATGTTAGCCGTGTTACTTTCACGAAAATTACCATTCGGGACAAGTGACTTCATTCTTTTCTTAAACATGTTTGTATTTATTTTTGTTTCAACTGTATTTGGACTTCAAGGGGCAATTCTTTCAGCTATTGCTTACTTTATTGCTTCTAAAGTGATTCACATTGTTGAGGTTGGTTTAAGCGGATCGAAAACATTTAAAATTATTACGACTCAACCTGAATTAATGGTGGAAACAATACGTGATCGCTTAGGTAGAAGTGCAACATATAATGAAGTGTATGGTGGTTATTCTAAAGAAAAGTTTAAAGAAATCACTTGTGTCATTAACCGCCTAGAAGAAAGTAAAATTAAGGAAATCATTCAGGATATTGACGAATCTGCCTTTGTTACCGTATATGATGTAGCGGAAGTTAAGGGTGGTAATTTTAGAAAGAATAATATTCACTAG
- a CDS encoding GNAT family N-acetyltransferase: MTYDHQNKRISTERLVLRLFQKSDAEAVTKLCNNYNIYKNTLYLPYPYTLEDALTWINHHLDHFNADKSYEFAITDKETGRVYGAIALSNNKKFNNGELAYWIGEEFWGNGYATEAAQAILRFAFDEKKYHKVFARYFHSNQASGRVMQKLGMKKEGIFIDHVKKENQYVDLVYYGIINPQE, encoded by the coding sequence ATGACTTATGACCATCAAAATAAAAGAATTTCTACTGAAAGGCTAGTACTAAGATTATTTCAAAAATCTGATGCAGAAGCTGTCACTAAACTCTGCAATAATTATAATATTTATAAAAATACATTATACCTACCTTATCCATACACTTTAGAGGATGCTTTAACATGGATTAACCATCATCTTGATCATTTTAATGCTGATAAGTCATATGAATTTGCTATAACAGATAAAGAAACTGGTCGTGTATATGGAGCTATCGCTTTATCTAACAACAAAAAATTTAATAATGGGGAGCTAGCGTATTGGATAGGTGAAGAGTTTTGGGGAAATGGATATGCTACTGAGGCGGCACAGGCTATATTACGATTTGCATTTGATGAAAAGAAATACCATAAAGTATTTGCTCGATACTTTCATTCAAATCAAGCATCAGGAAGGGTTATGCAAAAATTAGGCATGAAAAAGGAAGGGATATTCATTGACCATGTGAAGAAAGAAAATCAATATGTCGACCTAGTATATTACGGAATAATTAACCCTCAAGAATGA
- a CDS encoding GNAT family N-acetyltransferase: protein MFPLLETERLNLRRIEKEDAEDIFRCFSNSDVTRYYGQESFTSFEQAEQIIEMFNHNFKERRGIRWGMELKDQKGIIGSIGFNAWVPKYKRAEIGYELHPDFWRKGYASEAVKAVVDYGFNHLDLNRIGAVVFLDNTASNDLLIKLGFEKEGVLRNYIYQNGISYDTNVYSLVKNH from the coding sequence ATGTTTCCGTTACTAGAAACTGAGAGGCTTAACTTAAGGAGAATTGAAAAAGAAGATGCAGAAGATATCTTTCGTTGTTTTTCAAATTCCGATGTAACTCGTTACTATGGTCAGGAATCCTTTACAAGTTTCGAACAAGCTGAGCAGATCATTGAGATGTTTAATCATAACTTTAAAGAAAGACGCGGAATTAGATGGGGAATGGAATTAAAAGATCAGAAGGGAATCATTGGGTCGATTGGATTCAATGCGTGGGTTCCTAAATATAAAAGAGCTGAAATCGGCTATGAACTGCACCCAGATTTTTGGAGGAAGGGCTATGCATCAGAAGCAGTGAAAGCAGTCGTCGATTATGGATTCAATCATCTGGATTTAAATCGAATTGGTGCAGTAGTATTTTTGGATAATACGGCTTCTAATGATTTATTGATTAAGTTGGGCTTCGAAAAAGAAGGAGTCTTACGAAATTATATTTATCAAAATGGCATTTCATATGACACAAATGTATATTCAT